A window of the Parabacteroides merdae ATCC 43184 genome harbors these coding sequences:
- a CDS encoding DUF3987 domain-containing protein — MEKQVHVSFYASLFRTECKVLTLEEIIILIRRRRWKNEILAYRTALAEGRAEEARKLKGGLPGFTPSGVFKGGHKASAIETYSQVVGLDFDHVKDLPALILAFRALSSTLAMFVSPGGEGLKVFVRVDCPAERHGEAYPLVAAFFEKAGGVASDAKCKDISRCCYVGDDGEAYYNPDAEVFHIPEKQSAEKGVDAFVARFLDRIPPLAGARNQTVYRLGCEANRRGFSYTETAACCTLRLQAADFTATEIEQALHSAYQGNMNEHATYGGAKGQIDREISPTVFKTRHPLETEEIETSGEVLRERTPLIPDEVYGWLPDLFREAVAFYPQHRERDMALLGACTVASACLPEVSGKYHRKRVFPHIFTVEVAPAANGKGCINDMRHLADLYEELIKTETGQAEAEYLQALEEWEQKKAEAHQKHRSVVVKDAPKPAAKAYLNIPTQVTKAKMLVHLRDNGNIGGLMADSEIDTILSASKQDYGMFDDLLRKAFHHEPVSSSRKTDNEMIRIDSPRLALLLSGTPGQFSRLIPDSESGLLSRLLLYTCRSEAVWQDVSPEGDKMDMPKKLSELSEQLMNIAKTLRRRPLQVCLTLSQWARLNQCFKKWLHEADLFGDEEFLSVIKRHGLIAFRLCMIFTATRCGKEGYGMDSQYCTEEHFKAALAIVETCLEHSRLLLTQLRHNESAPELSCPRKGRILLEKLPERFTLAEAYTIGEAEGMDKRLVRRLIYKLNPLFIKRISHGEYQKNKPVTPQKV, encoded by the coding sequence ATGGAAAAACAAGTACATGTATCTTTTTACGCCAGCCTGTTCCGGACAGAGTGCAAAGTCTTAACTCTTGAAGAAATCATCATCCTGATCCGGCGCCGCCGCTGGAAAAATGAGATCCTCGCCTACCGCACCGCACTAGCGGAAGGGCGTGCCGAAGAAGCCCGGAAGCTGAAGGGCGGATTGCCGGGGTTCACCCCTTCGGGGGTATTCAAGGGCGGACATAAGGCGAGTGCGATCGAAACATACAGCCAGGTCGTCGGACTGGATTTCGACCATGTGAAAGACCTGCCGGCACTGATCCTCGCCTTCCGGGCGCTGAGCTCCACGCTGGCGATGTTCGTCAGTCCCGGCGGAGAAGGGCTGAAGGTCTTCGTACGCGTAGACTGCCCGGCGGAACGCCACGGCGAAGCCTATCCCCTTGTCGCCGCCTTCTTCGAGAAGGCAGGCGGTGTGGCAAGCGATGCCAAGTGCAAGGACATCAGCCGTTGCTGCTACGTGGGCGACGACGGGGAGGCGTACTACAATCCGGACGCGGAAGTCTTCCACATCCCCGAAAAGCAGTCGGCCGAAAAGGGTGTCGACGCGTTTGTCGCACGTTTCCTCGACCGCATCCCGCCGCTGGCAGGAGCGCGTAACCAGACGGTCTACCGCCTCGGCTGCGAGGCGAACCGGAGGGGCTTTTCGTACACCGAAACAGCCGCATGCTGCACGCTGCGCCTGCAAGCGGCAGACTTCACGGCGACAGAGATCGAACAGGCGTTACATTCTGCTTATCAAGGAAATATGAACGAGCATGCGACCTATGGCGGAGCAAAAGGACAAATTGACCGCGAAATTTCCCCTACAGTTTTCAAAACCCGACATCCCTTAGAGACGGAAGAAATCGAGACAAGCGGCGAAGTCCTGCGCGAGCGGACCCCGCTCATTCCCGACGAGGTGTACGGATGGCTTCCCGATCTGTTCCGCGAGGCGGTCGCCTTCTATCCCCAGCACCGCGAGCGCGACATGGCGCTCCTCGGAGCATGCACGGTGGCAAGCGCCTGCCTCCCCGAAGTGTCCGGCAAATATCACCGCAAACGGGTGTTCCCCCACATTTTCACCGTCGAGGTGGCTCCCGCGGCCAACGGCAAGGGGTGCATCAACGACATGCGCCATCTGGCCGACTTGTACGAAGAACTGATCAAGACGGAAACAGGACAGGCCGAAGCCGAATATCTGCAAGCCCTGGAAGAATGGGAGCAGAAGAAGGCGGAGGCACACCAGAAGCACCGCTCCGTCGTGGTAAAGGATGCTCCGAAACCTGCCGCCAAGGCCTACCTCAACATCCCGACGCAGGTCACCAAAGCCAAGATGCTTGTCCACCTGCGCGACAACGGCAACATCGGCGGGCTGATGGCTGACAGCGAAATCGACACGATCCTATCGGCCAGCAAACAGGACTACGGGATGTTTGACGACTTGCTCCGCAAGGCGTTCCATCACGAACCGGTCTCTTCGTCGCGCAAGACGGACAACGAGATGATCCGCATCGACTCTCCACGGCTCGCCCTGCTGCTCTCCGGGACACCGGGACAGTTCTCCCGCCTGATCCCCGACAGCGAGAGCGGACTCCTGAGCCGCCTGCTGCTCTATACGTGCCGCAGCGAGGCGGTCTGGCAGGATGTCTCGCCCGAAGGCGACAAGATGGATATGCCGAAGAAGCTGTCGGAACTCTCCGAACAACTGATGAACATCGCCAAGACGCTTCGCCGGCGCCCGTTGCAGGTATGCCTGACGCTGTCGCAGTGGGCCCGGCTGAACCAGTGTTTCAAGAAATGGCTGCATGAAGCGGACCTGTTCGGCGACGAGGAGTTTCTCAGCGTCATCAAACGCCACGGGCTGATCGCCTTCCGCCTCTGCATGATCTTCACCGCCACCCGATGCGGCAAGGAGGGCTACGGGATGGACTCGCAGTATTGCACCGAAGAGCATTTCAAGGCTGCGCTCGCCATCGTCGAGACTTGCCTCGAACACAGCCGCCTGCTCCTGACACAGCTGCGCCACAACGAAAGCGCTCCCGAACTGTCCTGCCCCCGCAAGGGACGCATCCTGCTGGAGAAATTGCCGGAGCGCTTCACCCTGGCTGAAGCTTACACCATCGGTGAGGCGGAAGGGATGGACAAAAGGCTGGTCAGACGCCTCATTTATAAGCTGAACCCTCTGTTCATCAAGAGAATAAGCCACGGTGAGTATCAGAAAAACAAGCCCGTCACCCCCCAAAAAGTGTAG
- a CDS encoding HU family DNA-binding protein, whose amino-acid sequence MPAKYKLVLRKDMRKDAAEGSKLYYASANTTGTCDVYELCDLISAQSTASSGDVKLILDELVNVMRRNLGKGEVVKVGELGSFQLQFGSTGTLTEKEFSHALIKSRRIVFRPGKLLKDAIKNYTFEKIASGAPDEGSAGGEDERPGEL is encoded by the coding sequence ATGCCAGCAAAGTACAAATTGGTCCTGCGCAAAGACATGCGCAAAGATGCTGCCGAAGGTTCGAAACTGTATTACGCCAGTGCCAATACGACCGGCACGTGCGACGTGTATGAATTGTGCGACCTGATCTCGGCCCAGTCCACCGCCTCTTCGGGCGATGTGAAACTGATCCTCGACGAATTGGTCAACGTGATGCGCCGCAACCTCGGCAAAGGCGAAGTTGTCAAAGTAGGCGAGCTCGGCAGCTTCCAGTTGCAGTTCGGCAGCACCGGCACGCTGACCGAGAAGGAGTTCAGCCATGCGCTTATCAAAAGCCGCCGCATCGTCTTCCGCCCCGGCAAGCTGCTGAAAGATGCGATCAAGAACTACACGTTCGAGAAGATCGCTTCCGGTGCTCCGGACGAGGGCAGCGCAGGGGGCGAAGATGAGCGCCCGGGAGAACTTTGA
- a CDS encoding DUF4248 domain-containing protein encodes MENSLNQNKVWGWGELALMYFPNISQKSATMQLLKWIRVSDELVGQLEKSGWHPGKKYLTPRQKDYIVGHLGEP; translated from the coding sequence ATGGAAAATTCACTGAATCAAAACAAAGTATGGGGATGGGGCGAACTGGCCCTGATGTACTTCCCGAATATCTCGCAGAAGAGCGCGACCATGCAATTGTTGAAATGGATACGCGTCAGCGACGAGCTGGTCGGTCAACTGGAAAAATCGGGCTGGCATCCGGGCAAGAAATACCTCACCCCCAGACAAAAGGATTACATTGTGGGACATCTCGGAGAACCCTGA
- a CDS encoding glucosaminidase domain-containing protein — translation MDKKINFLHTCREAAAEAEKLFGMNARIILAQGALESGWGTSMLATEHHNFFGLMGYGASNAYWHGQRATFETAYGTHHFRHYEATHLSFLDFARLIRSAYPRAYHFSFQPEAYAKEIAYSPYISEQNGDNRDLYRRNIIALEAEIGKQLELFQWTMNNGQLNHKS, via the coding sequence ATGGATAAAAAGATCAACTTTTTACATACTTGCCGGGAGGCTGCCGCCGAAGCGGAAAAGCTGTTCGGCATGAACGCCAGGATCATCCTCGCACAGGGTGCGCTCGAAAGCGGATGGGGAACCTCCATGCTTGCGACGGAACATCATAATTTCTTCGGACTGATGGGGTATGGCGCTTCCAACGCGTATTGGCACGGACAGCGGGCCACGTTCGAGACGGCCTACGGCACGCACCATTTCAGGCATTACGAAGCCACACACCTCTCTTTCCTCGACTTCGCCCGCCTGATCCGTTCCGCCTATCCCCGCGCCTACCATTTCAGCTTCCAGCCCGAAGCCTACGCCAAGGAGATCGCCTACAGCCCCTATATCAGCGAACAAAACGGTGACAACCGCGACCTCTACCGCCGCAACATCATCGCGCTCGAAGCAGAGATCGGGAAACAACTGGAACTGTTTCAATGGACAATGAACAATGGACAATTAAATCATAAATCATAA
- a CDS encoding T9SS type A sorting domain-containing protein, which produces MKVLITFVLLLAAWAGCPLEVMAQQANTTVSRTTVAKDKEPDSVEISAYDNKIVVENAPAGSKLEVYSVVGIRVKEIPMKQPSGEYTVDLAKGYYIVRIGDTVRKVSIR; this is translated from the coding sequence ATGAAGGTATTGATTACATTCGTTTTGTTGCTGGCTGCATGGGCCGGTTGTCCGCTTGAGGTGATGGCACAACAAGCGAATACGACCGTGTCCCGGACGACCGTCGCCAAAGACAAAGAACCGGATTCGGTTGAGATCAGCGCCTATGATAACAAGATCGTCGTCGAGAATGCTCCGGCCGGTAGCAAGCTCGAAGTCTACAGCGTGGTAGGCATCCGGGTGAAAGAGATACCGATGAAGCAACCCTCCGGCGAATATACGGTGGACCTTGCCAAGGGTTACTACATCGTCCGCATCGGCGACACGGTCCGTAAAGTGTCCATCCGCTAA
- a CDS encoding ribonuclease Z produces the protein MAEFNINILGCGSALPTTRHLATSQIVDLRDKLYMIDCGEGTQVQMRRMRVRFGRLAHIFISHLHGDHCFGLPGLISTLGMLGRTGELVVHGPKEVETYLRPVMDLFCRGMEFEVRFNPVDTRSHSLVMEDRSLSVYSIPLKHRIPTCGYLFAEKPKEAHIIREMTDFYQVPVRCMKDIKQGQDYVTPEGEVVPNSRLTRPATPPKRYAFCSDTAYNRSIIPIIEGADLLYHEATFAECDLARAKETFHSTARQAAEIARDAHVKRLVIGHYSARYEDLSELHREAEAVFPGTILGNEGTVIPV, from the coding sequence ATGGCAGAATTTAACATAAACATATTGGGATGCGGTTCGGCGTTACCTACCACGCGGCATCTGGCAACATCACAGATCGTAGATTTACGAGACAAATTGTATATGATTGATTGTGGGGAAGGTACCCAAGTGCAGATGCGGCGGATGCGCGTCCGTTTCGGCCGTCTCGCCCATATCTTCATCTCTCATTTGCATGGCGACCACTGCTTCGGTCTGCCGGGACTGATCTCCACGCTCGGCATGCTGGGACGCACCGGCGAGCTGGTCGTGCACGGTCCGAAGGAGGTCGAGACTTACCTGCGTCCCGTGATGGATTTGTTCTGCCGGGGCATGGAGTTCGAAGTGCGTTTCAATCCTGTCGATACCCGCAGCCATTCGTTGGTGATGGAAGACCGTTCGCTGTCGGTCTACTCCATCCCGCTGAAGCACCGGATTCCCACCTGCGGCTATCTCTTTGCCGAGAAACCGAAGGAGGCGCATATCATCCGCGAGATGACGGATTTCTATCAGGTTCCCGTCCGTTGCATGAAAGATATCAAGCAGGGGCAGGACTATGTCACGCCCGAAGGCGAGGTCGTTCCCAATTCCCGCCTGACGCGTCCGGCTACTCCTCCCAAGCGTTATGCGTTCTGTTCCGATACGGCCTATAACCGCTCGATCATCCCGATTATCGAAGGGGCGGACCTGCTCTATCATGAAGCGACTTTTGCCGAATGCGATCTCGCGCGTGCCAAAGAAACCTTCCATTCCACCGCACGCCAGGCAGCGGAGATCGCCCGCGACGCCCATGTGAAACGCCTCGTCATCGGCCACTATTCCGCCCGCTACGAAGACCTGTCCGAACTTCACCGGGAAGCCGAAGCGGTATTCCCCGGCACGATATTGGGGAATGAAGGAACAGTGATACCGGTTTAA
- a CDS encoding cytochrome d ubiquinol oxidase subunit II, with protein sequence MDSTYILLQHYWWFLVSLLGALLVFLLFVQGGQSLLFTIGKTELQQKMLLNSTGRKWEFTFTTLVTFGGAFFASFPLFYSTSFGGAYWVWMLILACFVLQAVSYEYQSKKGNLLGKKTYQVFLLLNGILGPILLGTAVGTFFSGAEFVVNKGQLTDVAMPVISTWATPWHGLEAAFVFWNVCLGLAVFFLARIQALLYFINNIDDAEIVKRSRKHLVIETALFLVFFLVFLVHLLLADGFAVDPETKEVYMQPYKYFMNLVEMPAVPVVLLVGVAGVLYGIVRTILSDTWKKGIWFSGAGTVLTVLALLLCAGWNNTAYYPSVADLQSSLTIGNSCSSPFTLEVMSYVSILVPFVLGYIFYAWRALDLRKISGEEMQEKDTHAY encoded by the coding sequence ATGGATAGTACATATATATTGTTACAGCATTACTGGTGGTTCCTTGTTTCCCTCTTAGGAGCGCTATTGGTTTTCTTGCTTTTCGTACAAGGCGGACAGTCCTTGCTTTTCACGATCGGCAAAACAGAATTGCAACAAAAGATGTTGCTGAACTCGACCGGACGCAAATGGGAGTTTACGTTTACGACCCTGGTCACTTTCGGAGGTGCGTTCTTCGCCTCTTTCCCGTTATTCTATTCGACCAGTTTCGGCGGAGCCTACTGGGTGTGGATGCTGATACTGGCTTGCTTCGTTCTGCAGGCCGTATCGTATGAATACCAGTCGAAGAAGGGGAATCTCCTGGGCAAAAAGACGTATCAGGTATTCCTGCTGCTGAACGGCATCTTGGGCCCGATCCTGTTGGGTACGGCTGTCGGTACGTTTTTTAGCGGAGCCGAGTTTGTCGTCAACAAAGGACAGCTGACCGATGTCGCGATGCCGGTGATCTCCACCTGGGCGACCCCCTGGCACGGACTTGAGGCTGCTTTCGTGTTCTGGAACGTATGTCTCGGACTGGCGGTGTTCTTCCTGGCACGCATCCAGGCATTGCTTTATTTCATCAACAATATCGACGATGCCGAGATCGTGAAACGCAGCCGCAAGCATTTGGTGATCGAAACGGCGCTGTTCCTTGTCTTCTTCCTTGTCTTCCTGGTGCATCTGTTGCTTGCCGACGGGTTTGCCGTCGATCCGGAGACAAAAGAGGTGTATATGCAGCCCTATAAATACTTTATGAACCTGGTCGAGATGCCTGCCGTACCGGTCGTGCTCTTGGTGGGGGTGGCAGGTGTGTTGTATGGCATCGTCCGCACGATCTTGTCGGATACATGGAAAAAAGGCATCTGGTTCAGCGGGGCAGGTACGGTGCTCACGGTGCTGGCGCTGCTGCTTTGCGCCGGTTGGAACAATACGGCTTATTATCCTTCGGTAGCCGACCTGCAAAGTTCGCTGACGATCGGCAACAGTTGCTCCAGTCCGTTCACATTGGAAGTGATGAGTTATGTCTCCATCCTCGTGCCTTTCGTCCTGGGCTATATTTTCTATGCCTGGCGTGCGTTGGATCTGCGGAAGATCAGCGGGGAGGAAATGCAGGAGAAAGACACGCATGCCTATTGA